TTCGATTCTCGTGAACGGGCCTGAAGCTTTTGCCTTAGGGCTTCTGAGTGATTGAGGTCACTCTGCAACGGTTTGCACGGCATCGCCGATGGCCCGTCTCTGGCGATCGTCATAACCCCAGCGTTCGAGAAAGGCCAGATCTTCGCCACGACTGTGGTTTGCGGCTTCCAGAAGGACCTCCAGTCGGTCTTTGACACGCTGGGAATCGAGCTGGCGCAGCAGTTCGCAGCAGCGTTGATTCACGCGCTCTGAGCCGGCGGCTTGCTCGTCCTCGTTGTTGTTGCGGTGATGCACAGCCATGGCTGCGCTCATGGCCAGATTGCGTGCCGTGAGATCCACCACTCCGTCGCCCGCTTCGCGCAGTTTGATCACCAGGGCATCCGGAAGCCTGTCCATCAGGGCGCTGTCGCCCGCAAGACTCACAACGAAGAACCCTCTGGCACCATCTCGGCTGGCCACGAGTGCTCCGACGCGGTCTGCCATCACTTCATCGCTGATTTCCTCCAGGTCCCATTGCTTCATCCAGCCGGCGGCGATCTCCATGGCTTCCTGGAAGCTCGGTTCTCGCTGGGTCATGAACAGCAAATGATTGGCCTCACAAGCCTATGGGCAGGGTGCGGCCTTCAGGCGATGCTGAAGGGATGGATGCAGCCTCATCGTCGCTCTCTGACGGCTACCGCTCGGGTTTTGTCGCCTTGATCGGACGTCCCAATGTGGGCAAATCAACGCTCGTCAATCAATTGGTGGGCGACAAGGTGGCAATCACCTCACCGGTGGCTCAGACCACACGCAACCGCCTCAGAGCGATTCTCACCACGCCTGATGCCCAGCTGATTCTTGTCGATACGCCAGGTATTCATAAGCCGCATCACCTGCTGGGGGAGCGTCTGGTTCAGAGCGCACGCTCTGCGATCGGGGAAGTGGATCAGGTGTTGCTGCTGCTTGAGGGCTGCGAACCGCCTGGTCGTGGGGACGCCTTCATCGTCAACCTTCTGCGTCAGCAGCGCTTACCGGTACAGGTGGTACTCAATAAGTGGGACCTGGTCCCGCTCGATCGCAAGCCCGAGGCTGATGCGGCCTATCGCGAACTGTTGGGGGAGACGGACTGGCCGGTGCACCATTGCTCAGCCCTGAACGGTGCCGGCTGCCTTGAGCTCGTGGCTGCTGTCAGTGCTCTGATGCCTGATGGCCCTCAGCTTTATCCGCCCGACATGGTGAGTGATCAGCCCGAGAAGCTGCTCATGGCCGAGTTGATCCGCGAGCAGGTGCTGATGCATACCCGTGAAGAAGTCCCCCACAGCGTGGCGGTGAGTATTGATCGGGTGGAAGACATGCCGGCAAAGGGAAACAGCAAGGCGCGCACCGCCGTTTTGGCCACCGTGCTTGTTGAGCGCAAGAGCCAGAAGGGCATCCTGATCGGCAAAGGCGGCGCCATGTTGAAGACCATCGGCCAGGGCGCTCGCCTGCAGATGCAGAACCTGATCGATGGCCCCGTCTATCTGGAGTTGTTTGTGAAGGTGGTACCGGACTGGCGCAGCAAGCCACAACGCCTCAACGAGCTTGGCTACAGCGGTGATGCTTTCTGATGCTTGTCAGGGGAAACGGAAATGTGTAGAACTTGTCGAAGTTTTCTTGACAGACAAATATCTCAGGTCTTTCCAGGCCATGGTGTTGATCGAAGATCGGTGAAACTCTGCCGATGTTGTTCACTGCACCCTGAGCATGACAAACTCTGATGTGATTGACGGTCAGAGATTGAATGGTTTGTTGGTTATTCAGTTCGGCAGGAATGAATTGGATATGCTCAAAGGGCTAGGTAATCTCTCTGCAGCTTTTAATGCATGCTAAGCATGATAGATAACACTCTTGACATGCTGGGTGGTGATCAACGTGTGGCTTGCAAGCAGCGGCACATTCCGTGCAGCTTTTGATGGAGAGCTTCGCGATCCCTGTGGTTAAAGGCGACTCTTGTGCGGAAAGGCTCAGCAGGGCCTCGCAGATCGGCAGCATTTGTCTTGTGGCGACAGCGCATTCAAAAAATGTCTCCTCGCCTTTCGCCAGTAGCTCCACCATTTTGGTTAAACAGATTTCGGCCGAGGCCACGCAGTTTTTGGCGGTTATGATGCAATTGGCATAGGGGTTTGGTGCAGAAATGTTGCCAGAAGAGGCAGTCAAAGCGGCGTCCTTTTCGGTGGAAGCTGCCCCATTTGTTATTTGGTGAGTAAGTGCACTTGCTGCAGAAGGTGCGGCGGCGCCTACAGCAGTTAACCCGAGCGCGCTGATCATCTCTCTTCGATTCATTGTTAAATTGATGTTGGTCTGTGCGAAGTATTGTAGGTCCTGATTCAGATTTTGCAATTGAAAATTAATTGATTTAATGATTGCAAGAAGGCGTTGCAATGTGCCATGGCGGAGTTGCTTGCCATGCGGGTGTTGTGTAGGGCTTCTTTTTTGTTTGCAGCCAATCCTTGGACAGGTTGGGTGCTGGCTGGCTGTCAATCTGAGTTATTTTTTGGCTTGCTGAATCTTCGTTGAGTTGGCTTTGCCAAAGCGTGAAGGAGTGGATGGGCTGTTTCTCATCCTTCACGCGCGATCGTTAGTTTGAACTCGTTGCTCTCTATCAGCGAAGCCCTAAAAGTTGCACTGAGTTTGCAGAGCCAATGTTTTTGGCAAGGTGTCCGTAGTCCTGGTATGAGGAATAACTTGAAATCATCCCTTTGTCGTCGAAGGAAACCTTGAATAGGCTAGTTAGATCAAGCGTATTATTGGATGCGGAAGCGCCTCTGAAGTCGCCAGAATTGAGAATATTTTGATCGTAAACAATCAGGATTGACCCGTCTTCAAGTTCCGTGGCAACAACTGGTTTGACTGCATTTCGGCGGAAGCCTTCGTTCCACTGCTTGATCCGTTCGATCAACTGAGGCTTGTTGAATTC
Above is a window of Synechococcus sp. BIOS-E4-1 DNA encoding:
- the era gene encoding GTPase Era yields the protein MDAASSSLSDGYRSGFVALIGRPNVGKSTLVNQLVGDKVAITSPVAQTTRNRLRAILTTPDAQLILVDTPGIHKPHHLLGERLVQSARSAIGEVDQVLLLLEGCEPPGRGDAFIVNLLRQQRLPVQVVLNKWDLVPLDRKPEADAAYRELLGETDWPVHHCSALNGAGCLELVAAVSALMPDGPQLYPPDMVSDQPEKLLMAELIREQVLMHTREEVPHSVAVSIDRVEDMPAKGNSKARTAVLATVLVERKSQKGILIGKGGAMLKTIGQGARLQMQNLIDGPVYLELFVKVVPDWRSKPQRLNELGYSGDAF
- a CDS encoding four-helix bundle copper-binding protein; its protein translation is MTASQHPTCPRIGCKQKRSPTQHPHGKQLRHGTLQRLLAIIKSINFQLQNLNQDLQYFAQTNINLTMNRREMISALGLTAVGAAAPSAASALTHQITNGAASTEKDAALTASSGNISAPNPYANCIITAKNCVASAEICLTKMVELLAKGEETFFECAVATRQMLPICEALLSLSAQESPLTTGIAKLSIKSCTECAAACKPHVDHHPACQECYLSCLACIKSCREIT